The Medicago truncatula cultivar Jemalong A17 chromosome 7, MtrunA17r5.0-ANR, whole genome shotgun sequence genome includes the window GACAAGCTGCTATTTCATTTGGATATTCCTCCTGCAATGTTGTTTGTTAAGGTGGTTCGTAGTAATAATCTTGCTTTAAGaaaatttctaatattttaaaagttcaaaAATTTATGAAGAATGACAATGTTCCGTAATTTTAACATCTCTCCTttagaacaaatttttttaaaaaatatgtaatttaacCTGTGCGAatcacgggtttgtaactagtttataccaaaaaaaaaaacacccaacaaggatttttttatcaatgagcACGTACAACtaagttattttaaaaagaaacttcttgtaaaacaaataaatatgaagtTTTCCTTTTTTCGTCGACTTTGTtatgtataatataatataatgtatAATTAGTTAAATTATATCAACAAGCCGACTTAGCTCAGTGGTAGAGCGCGTGGCTTTTAACCACGTGGTCGTGGGTTCGATCCCCACAGTCGGcgctttattttcatttattgcAAACTGTGGATTAACATTTCCAAGCGAGTAGTGTTTTTTACTCCTCCTAGTGAGTTGTTTTGCTATAACTTTTCTAGCGAATTATTAATAATGAAAGAAAACTCAACTTGAGAGGCTCAattcaaaaagttaaaaatataataataataaagggatacattgatgatttttaagttaatggcttatatattagttttttttggtagatagacgaaatgacaaagttattataaactcacacacacataagtggaggtaccgaggttcgaaccccggtcatgacatccggcttaacaatttcggcattttgccagtttagctaggacttctggattgACTTATATATTAGTTAATGTTATAATTAGAGGACGATAATCCATCAAAATtagacttgtaaaaaaaaaaattccttaaaattTATACTAATCATCTTCCACCTATCTTTGTTATGAAAAGCATACTTCACAGTAGTTGTCGTCTTACACTCTCTCAGGCTTTAAAAGAGGTTTTTCATCAGGTGGTTGTTGAGTTTGGTTTTGAAAGTGTATGAGCTCGATTGTTACTGCTTCTTCGTTGTACATAATATGTATCAAGCCTTAGACTAGGCGTGATTTCACGTATGTGAATCAGAAGTTCTTCCAACAATATCACATTTGGGTTGCTTTCCGACATGAAGAGAAGCAGACAACTTCGTCAAGTTTGTTGATACTGTGTTAGGTGGTTTCAGATAAGATAGTCTGAGTTATGGAATAGATTATTTTGAGGAGAAAGACAAAAGGATGGTGGCCATCTGAAGTGGCTCCCTATAATAAGGATACAATGAATGTTTCGTGAGATAAACACACATAAAAGTCACCTCCCTCCATGTCGACCACCATGTTTATTTAAGCTTCCCTTGTGCCTGAAGTTGACACTGTTCTTAGGTGCGTTAAATCCTTTCAAAAAGGAACATCATGTGGTATAGATGGTTTCCGGGTCCAACACATATTAGATGAATTGTGTGGAGAAGGATCTGCTTTGTGGTAAGCGATATTTTATGTGTTATCAATTTAGTGGTTCACTACTGAACTTATGGCTAGGAGGAAAATGCCAATGAGAGTTTTGCAAAGTTTATAACTTCTCCACGCTTAACATCGTTATTAAAGCCTAATGATGGGATACACCTTATTGCAGTAGGTACTATATAGAGGCATCTAGTATCCAAGGTTGCTATGAAAAGATTCACCAAAGATATGACAAAATATATGTGTAGTACATTTAACTTTAATTTCCCAGCTAAATAAAAATGTGtgctaaattctttaaaaaaaagtgtgttaaATGTTGGGGAAAGCGCAGAATGACAAAATCTTTAATCGGAAAATTCATGTGGTGGGAGAGTTAATAGAGGAGATTAAAGTATTGTCGTGGAGGTGGATGTTGAGTAGGACACAACTACCGGTTTGCCTTTTTTATGAGTGGTGTTGGGATCCTATTTCGTGCCTTAAAAGGGTAGGAAGGAGGTAGTGTTTTTGCGGCTGCTGTGTGTGCTGGTTAGTGTTGTTTCTGGTGGTGCTGTTAAACCGCAGCTGTTGGGGTGCCTGGCCTCTTTCTGCTTCTGTTATGCTCCTGCTGTATTGCTGCAGGTTTTTTGTTATGCAGGGACTGGTGTGCGCATGCTGGTCTGTAGGCAGTCAGGTTGTTTTTTCTTGGGGTGTTTCGAACTTGAGGCAGTAGTATGCTTGTTATAAAGGTATATCTCAGCCTCAATGTCCAATGCCTTTGTGGGTTtttggtggtttttgtttttctctggtGGTGGAGGTGTAACGTATGTAGACGGCATCATTGTTGTATCTTGTTCCTTCCTTGCCGCGAGTTCTTTGTGCATTTTGCATATACTCGTCGAGAATAAATTtagccatttaaaaaaaaaaaacaaaaaaagctaGAAAGATACAATAAATTGTTAAATGTActatagaaataaaaataattaattcctccaaaagtaataaaatttattggtTTTCTTATTATGTACAAATAACCCTAAAAGCAGGTGAATCTAAGGGTGTTGTCATCAAAGTAATCATCTTGGGCTTCCAAAAATATCTAAACTAAAAccctatttttatataaaattataaactaaaactaacaaaattatatctataattaattttgtccCAACAAGTATCAATTAGATCAATTGATATTAGTATCAATtagaaaattaatattaacctaaattaattacactaatttaataaatgattttctATTCTAAAcagactaaaaaaataaaaaatttaacctaaatttataaatttaactaAAACACTGTTgttaaattggtttttttttttggagaaaataaATCCTAGTCATAAAAAATAGTCGGTTTTGTTTAATTCtggtaaacaaaaaatttacgaattctaaaccaaaccaaactgatAAATAACGAGTTGGTTTGTTTTGGTTCATCGGATTGACATTTTTAAACATTtgaaaaacttatttcaaaaaatctaaaaaataattaacttttaatcaaacattatatattttttatactattaaaataagtatatatgtcacaataaaaataataatattatacaaTGAGTAAAAGAATACACGAACACaacataatttttaagataataCTACTAATATAGTGtgaaattgtttgattttgagtATTCTAATTGGAGGTTAAACCCTTTATGTTGTATTCAAGTTTTACTGTAATTTTTTCCTGTTTTGTTGGTTCTGGCTTAACGTTgatgtaatttctttttaacaGCTTTTCATAAGCACAATTTGTGCTTGAGGAGCTGtctctttttctttaatataatttttgcttagcttctcaaaaaaaaagatagcaCAACATATTTGTTTTTGAGTGATTGGTTTTGAATGACGTAGAACCGATACCCAAATTAATTGAGGTCTATTTCATTGGTTTGGACTCaaacttaattgaaaaaaaaaaaactaacaaatttaATTGGTTTGGATTAGATCTTGAAGTTCATTTGATCATTCATTTAGTTTTTATACCCTTAGATATAGAGATAAAATTATGTTGTCACATACTGTGCCTAAAATTTTGTCTTTAGATAACACAAGTCAAAAAGATGCTACTAGAAGAAAAGGATATACCGTCCAAAGCCTAAAGGAGCATATAATACTTGTACTTCTTTCTGTCTCTCTTCCATTTCTACCAGAGCATGTATCACGTCTATATACCTTTGTCTTATTTTTCTATCTCAATTTCCCCTGTGAGATACTCCCTCCATCTCTACAAGCAAAAATTAGCTCATTTGATAAAAGTACTTAAATCGTTGGGTCAAATGTcgtggtcggagtttgaactccAACTCCTTTACTTGTGTGTCTAAGTTTTAAAAGCTATTGTAATTTTGTCAATCtttcacaaataaaattgatgtagttggtttaaattttaaaccaaatatATCAACTAGTTTTGATCAATCAAGGACGAGCCAAGTAATCATTGTTCAAAATTTGGAATTGTCACTTTTCTAATCAATAATACATGAATAAAGATTGGTAGACACCCTTAATGTGTACATCCATTTGTATCACTCTGAAAAATTTCAGTCAACCAAATACATGGTCTGCGTGACCACATTTTTTCAAttgcgtgaccactatttaGAAGCTGAAAAATGTGGTCATGCAACTAAAATgtgcgtgaccactatttttccacttagttaaccaaataaattctggaaacatagtggtcacgcaactaaaaaatgtggtcacacatACCATATATTTTGTTAACTGAAATTTTTTTGAGTGGTATAAAAGGATGTAGACATTAAAGGTGTCTACCAATCATTGGTATAATACATGAATGTCCCACTATTTCTTTCATCCACGTTAAACACCTTTTTCTTCACCTATAAAATCTCATCTGTCTTTGTGTTCCATAAAATGAGgaaattctttctttcttttcattctcATTTGCTCCGTATATTCCATTCTCTAACCCATCCCAAAAAGAAATGAGGCTTAACATAAGTACACCAGCAGTCCCTTCAACCAATACCTACACCCTCAAACTGCACTGTGTTATCCATACTCAAACAGATAAACTAATTGATAACACTCAAAAATCCACGTTACACTTAGAAAACACGATAAATCTCGAAAACCATAACAATTTCCCATCTTTACactcatcaccatcatcatcatcaccacctatggatccaaaaactaaaacacTTGGAAAAAGGTGGAAGGAGTATCAAGGGATGAGAAATTGGGACGGTTTGCTTGATCCGTTGGACGACATTCTACGTTGTGAAATCCTACGCTATGGCCATTTTGTTGAAGCTACGTATAAATCATTTGAGTTTGATCCTTCATCTTCCAAGTATGCAAATTGTAGATTTCCCAAAAGCACACTCTTAGAATGTTGTGGTTTACCTAACACGGGGTACAAAGTGACCAAATACCTACATGCAACTTCTGGGATTCAGCTACCAAGTTGGATGGATAAGGCACCAAATTGGGTAGCAACCCAATCAAGCTATATTGGATACGTAGCTGTGTGTGATAACAAGGAAGAAATCAAAAGACTTGGACGGCGTGATGTGGTTATTGCTATTAGAGGAACATGCACATGTTTAGAATGGCTTGAAAACTTTCGTGCCACACTCACCAACTTTTCTATCCCATGCAACCACAACATTAATGATGAGAGAAAAGGTGTGGGGACCATGGTAGAAAGTGGATTCTTGAATCTCTATACCTCATCAAATTATGCAAAATCATCGTTAGAAAGTATGCAAAAAATGGTGAAACAAGAGATTTTAAGGATCAATCAAATATACCGTCAAGAAGAATTGAGTTTGACCATAACTGGACATAGTTTGGGAGCAGCATTGGCTACGTTGATTGCGTATGATGTTAAGATTAGTGTTCCCAAACTAATGGTGACAGTCATCTCGTTTGGTGGGCCTCGTGTGGGCAATAGAAATTTTCGACAACACCTTGAGAAGCAAGGAACAAAGGTTTTGCGCATAGTGAATTCAGATGATGTTATTACCAAGCTACCAGGGTTTGTATTTTTTGATGATGTGGATAAGACACCATGGATGTATGCTGAAGTTGGAAAGGAACTTCGATTGTGTAGTAGGGATTCTCCTTACCTAGGTAGCACGAACGTTGCCACATGTCATGAGTTGCAAACGTATTTGCATCTTGTCGATGGCTTTATTAGCTCTAGGTGTCCCTTCCGAGCCTCTGCCAAGAGGTTCCTTCGACATTGATAAAACTATCTTAGTTATAGGAAACAAATTCTGAATCTTTTCCCTTTTGTCAAACTGAAAtactttaattttcatatttaacaGTAGGGGTGGGTATGGTTTGGTTCGGGATGAAAAATGAACCGAACAGAAGTGAACTGTttactaaatttaaaataattgaactgAATTGTTCCAAACCGAATTGTTATTATCAGTaacattgaaaataatatatgacaaaaaaaacatttaaaataatattaaaaaacaaaagacatCGAATTTTAGTTATCGAATTGTTTCGAATCGAACTGAACTGTTTTGAACTGATTTCAGTTTAGTTTCAGAATTGTTAGCActaattcagtttttttttggtttggttcggatcAGTTCAGCACTTCAGTTTGGTTTTAAGGTTTTTTTCCACCTCTCTTAATTAGCACATACCAAACAATAAGTACTGATATtccaaatttcttcaaaaagtaCTAGTAATCCtaatcaattaatttaattacttCTGTAAAAAAAACAGTTATTTTATTAGATTGTATATGCTAAATTTTCATTATACTTACATGGTTCTAGCCATAGCGTTCGTGGTATCGTATATGCGGTCGGTTATTACATATTTCATGAGTTCATTTGTAGGATAGCGATGGTCATTGGTCAAACAGAAAAAGAGGACTAGTGTTTAAGTCATTATTCTCGTGACTGCACTATGACGTGAGTTAGAGCATCTTTAACGGAGTTCCTTCATTTAATAAGGATCTCTTGATGTTAATGATTTttattggaggaagaaaaaatagGTATTTGTTAGCTAACAAGCAAttatataagaatttttttatgagtaACCAACGAATTTTACGTTaaaaagaagtaataaaaattgttcactttcaaaaaaataagtaatattttataagataatttataatttaataaataaattacttttgaATAATGATGTAAAGTTACTTagacatatttaaatatttttattaaagtcCCTATTAATTTATTGTCATTGGAATCGTTCagtttgtaatatatatatatatatatatatatatatatatatatatatatatatatatatattaaaaaattataaataaatgatctgtatatatatatgctcTTAGAAACCACAAAGTTATCTACTAGAATCATgcttgttttatttgaaaagatGTGTAGATTATGGTCTATCACTTATCCATCAAATCCGtttcttctaaaaaaactaattaattaattcaatccATTCAAAATTTTGCAACGTATAATTTGCGGGTTAATATATAGGTCTTGAATTACAATGTTATACAATTCTTACCAAAATTTGTTTTAGTCTTGACCCCTAAGTTAAAATTCTAGCTTCTTCACTTTTCATGTAATAATATTGTACTTTAAATAGGGCACAACGCACGAAATCCATCCACCACCTAACAAAATATATTGGCGGAGCTTGATAACAAATTATACATGCAATGTTCATTATTTCATATTACACTTATTAGACTCTATTAGTGATGTTCTGCATGGAATCTAAGTGGTAGGATGAGGGAGAAGGGACGGTGGTAATTTCAAAATTAAGATACCCTACTTAGACTCATGCATGCACAAAAAATGTGAAAAGGGTACCCTAGTCGGTGGTCTCCTAATACGAAGAGAAATTAAGATTTCAGTCAAAAACTTGTAGTTGTACATGATTCTGTGTTGGGTTTCCACATATTCCAAAAGAGATCACCACTTGTCTTTGTGTTGAGATAGCATTTGTGTACCATAATGATATATATCATTGTCCAATTAGAATGTACCACATGACACAtcctataatttatttattttcatcaaataaaGCATTTATAAAGTAACATTGGTAGGTAGCACACTTTAAATTGGACAATGATATATATCATTGATACTTTAATGGTACACAAATGGGATCATATTGTTGCCTATAGATCATGTGTGTTTTTAAGGTCATCGTGGcatttaagattaaaaaaacatggaaataacatgtattttctttaattaacaACGGTTGTTGAAATAAAAAGTTAGTTGTGGATTTGATCAATAAGTTCtgttctttaatatttttatttcagtccaattttaataatttttgttttggatttttttagtCCATTAaggttattttagtatttaaacaCTTCAATTGTGATTAAAGATgtagttttttcattcaataaaacttCATagagttttctcaattttctggTGGATTCTAAAATCCTATTTTAGTAACCTTCATTTTAACCATATCAATATCTCTCaattataatttactttttctttaaaGGATTATGTTAAGGAATAAATTATATCTCTCGGTTGTTGATTCTTCGGCTCGTCTGAAAGAGTGTTATGAGAACTAAAATGCTATGAAAATCATAATTagtaaaagtttttttatataattagtAAAAGTTAAAGGTTAAAACAATAGATAAATGTGAGTAATATAAGTACGGTGAAA containing:
- the LOC25498931 gene encoding phospholipase A(1) DAD1, chloroplastic, whose amino-acid sequence is MDPKTKTLGKRWKEYQGMRNWDGLLDPLDDILRCEILRYGHFVEATYKSFEFDPSSSKYANCRFPKSTLLECCGLPNTGYKVTKYLHATSGIQLPSWMDKAPNWVATQSSYIGYVAVCDNKEEIKRLGRRDVVIAIRGTCTCLEWLENFRATLTNFSIPCNHNINDERKGVGTMVESGFLNLYTSSNYAKSSLESMQKMVKQEILRINQIYRQEELSLTITGHSLGAALATLIAYDVKISVPKLMVTVISFGGPRVGNRNFRQHLEKQGTKVLRIVNSDDVITKLPGFVFFDDVDKTPWMYAEVGKELRLCSRDSPYLGSTNVATCHELQTYLHLVDGFISSRCPFRASAKRFLRH